GGCCTGGGACCTCGTTGCCATTCAGTTCTATTGGGCATCTCAATAATCCCACAGCCATTCCACTTATCGAGACATGCCGATCATGGCCTCCCGCAGTTCTCCTTATCAATGCACCTTCTGTTCCAGCCCCCGAATGTGGACGACCCGCTACAGCCTTCGCGGGGTGGACGATGTCCTGAATGAGATACAGCACTATATCGACAAATACGGCATCACGAGTCTTCAGTTTTACGATTTGACCGCCATCACGAAAAAGTCATGGACCGTCGA
Above is a window of Deltaproteobacteria bacterium DNA encoding:
- a CDS encoding radical SAM protein: MPIMASRSSPYQCTFCSSPRMWTTRYSLRGVDDVLNEIQHYIDKYGITSLQFYDLTAITKKSWTV